The following is a genomic window from Nitrospira sp..
AGTCACGAGACAGCCATGAGGCGGCCAAGTCCGGCAACGGCCCGTCCTTGATATTGCCCCAAGACCAGGCGCGTGGGAACCCGTATTGCAGCGGCGAGACCAAGCCGCTGGTTTCCACGACCAAGGGAGCGACGACGTCTGCAACGGTTTGGTCGTCGCACAACGCGGCCTCTCGCACGAAGACACGGGTGGGATGTTCGAGCAGCGCCGGAACCGTGGCGAGATCGACCTGCACATCCATGATGCCTTGGTACAACTCGCGAATCTTCACGGCTTCGAACAGGGCCGCCGCATGTTCCTCCCCATCGGGCAACGACTCGTTCAACGTGCGCGTGGCTCTGCCGACCGGTTCGAGCGGATGAAGCTGCAGCAATGAAGCGCCTTGCTCGACCGCGAATCGGGCGACCCATTCCAGCTCGTGCGCGTTATGAAAGGTGAGGGTGAAGATAAAGCCGAACGGAATGCGGGACGAACGTAACCCTTCCAACCGTGAGCACATGTCGTCGAATGCGCGTGGGGAGTCCCGCATGAAGGCATGTGACTCCGGTACTCCGTCGAGGCTGATTGCGACGAGGTCGCAATCAGCCGCTAAGACGTCCAACTGGCGTCGATCGAGCAACATGCCGTTCGTCGTGACGGTGGTGGCCAGTCCTGCGGCGTGCGAGATGTGAAGTAATTCTCCCAGCGCAGGGTACAACAGCGGCTCTCCGCCCGACACAGACAAGACCCGGTACCCGATCGTCGCCGCATCGGCCACGACCCCACGCAGCACCGCGATATCCAACTGTTCGCTCACCGCCGGGCCGGAGTCGGAATAGCAATGCAGGCATTGCAGGTTGCAACGCCTGCCGGGGTGCACTTGTAACGTGGGGTATTGTCCGGCCGGTCCCTGCATGAAAGGACCTAACCTCGCAGCGTGAACTTGATCTGGGCGATGTCGGGCCGCGGAATGCCGTGGATCAAAATGTTCAGGTCGCGCAATTCCTTCAGTTTCGTCAACGCAGCGACATTGGCCTTGAAGTTGGACACACCGGTCTGTACCGTGCCAAAGATCACTTCCGGGTGCGGGGTGCCGAGCTCATGCCAGTCGATGATCTTGACGCCCTTTAATTTCTTTTTGATCGCCCCTGCCGCTGCACCGATCTTCGCAGACCCACGCCCGCTTGGTTGTTTCGGCATCAGAAACCTCCTTGTGTGTGGTGATTCGCGCCCTACGCCGACCTCGTCGCCGGCGTTTGAGGGCACCATACAACTTCTTGATTCAAACGACAAGCATTTCCGGGCAGGGGCGGGGCTGTTGCACCGCCTCACCTCGAATGGGACTGTGGAGTGATCACGGACTATTGATTCGATGACGGGCGGCAGGTCGCGGATTGTCCCGGACCGTTATGGCTCGGCGCTCTTCTCCCACTGTTTGAAGAAGGGCGCGATGGTGTCGATGGGGATGGGGAAGATGGTGGTCGAGTTCTTCTCAGCGGCGATCTCGACCAGGGTCTGCAGGTACCGGAGTTGGAGGGCGGCCGGGTTGCGGCTGATGACGTCGGCGGCGTCGGCCAGGCGCTGGGACGCTTCGAATTCACCCTCGGCATGGATGACCTTGGCGCGGCGCTCGCGTTCCGCTTCCGCCTGGCGTGCGATGGCCCGCTGCATTTCCTGCGGCAGGTCCACGTTCTTCACCTCTACGGCGGTGACCTTGACGCCCCAAGGCTCCGTCTGTTGATCGATGATCCGTTGGAGATCGACGTTGATCTGCTCCCGTTTCGACAGCAGGTCGTCGAGCTGGCTCTGTCCCAGCACGCTGCGGAGCGTCGTCTGCGACATCATGGAGGTGGCGTAGAGGTAGTCTTCGACTTGAATGATGGCCCGTTCTTGATCCACGACACGGAAGTAGATGACCGCGTTGACCTTGACGGTGACATTGTCCTTCGTAATGACGTCCTGCGGAGGCACGTCCATCGTCACGGTCCGCAGGCTGACACGCACCAGCTTGTCGATGAAGGGGATGATGACCACGACCCCTGGGCCATTCCCTCCGATGAGTCCCTTGGCCAACCGGCCCCAACGAAAGATCACGCCCCGCTCATATTCTCGGAGCACATTGAACCCCATCAGAACCAACACCACCGCGACGAACAGGACGGCAAACGGACTCACGAGGGAATCCATTTCACACCCCTTTCTTCTTGGAGGAGGCCTTCACATGC
Proteins encoded in this region:
- a CDS encoding slipin family protein, whose amino-acid sequence is MDSLVSPFAVLFVAVVLVLMGFNVLREYERGVIFRWGRLAKGLIGGNGPGVVVIIPFIDKLVRVSLRTVTMDVPPQDVITKDNVTVKVNAVIYFRVVDQERAIIQVEDYLYATSMMSQTTLRSVLGQSQLDDLLSKREQINVDLQRIIDQQTEPWGVKVTAVEVKNVDLPQEMQRAIARQAEAERERRAKVIHAEGEFEASQRLADAADVISRNPAALQLRYLQTLVEIAAEKNSTTIFPIPIDTIAPFFKQWEKSAEP